GTATCTCTTCTTCCGTCATTTCGAAAAGAGTCAACAGTACTTATACCGCTTTCAGTCTCGATAACTTCGTTTACCCTGGTATACGTTTTACCGGGGAGTAAAACATTTTTCTTGGCGGTAAGGATTTTTTGCCGTCTTCTTTCAATTTAACATAAATCACGGCAAAATTTAACGGTTGTCAATAGCTTATAAATGAAAATTGGCAACCGATAATTTAAGATGGTGTTTTAGGGAGTGTCCCCTAAAGAAAAGACGAGATATAAGTATAGTGACGTGATTATACGTGAAAGGAAAGGGTGGTATTATGTCTATAAATTGGAAACGGCAAATGGTAAGGTAAAGGAACATTACGTTGGTCCTTTGGCTGACGTCGTTGAAACTTACGAGAAATTTAGGAGTGGGGGCGTGGGGGTTTCACCCCCACAGCGGACCCGCCGGGATTTGAACCCGGGACCTGCGGCTCCGAAGGCCGCCGCTCCGTCCTGGCTGAGCTACGGGTCCTCACATTCTGCTTAAACTTTTTATACCTAAAATGTTTAACCCATTTCTAAGTACTGTGGCGACTCCCTTTACTAAATGCAATCTTAGCATTCTTTTTCCCATGTCTTGTTCTTGAAGAATTCTTTCTTTATCGTACCAACTGTTGAAAACATCAGATAGTTCTCTTAAGTACGCAACTAAATCCTCTAGCCTTAGATTATCTGCAGAAGTCTTAAACACTTCTGGGAATCTGGAAATAAGCAATAATATTTTTTTCTTTTCTCTAACTATATCACTGAAATCAACATTATTGATGGATAGTGGTTCCGTAGCCTTAGCTAATATGTTCACGGCCCTAGCATATGTGTATTGCAAGTAAGGACCACTGTTCTGGTCGAAATTAGTTATTCTATTTAATTCAAACGATAAAGGTTTATTTGCAGATACTGATAAAATAGCGTATCTAAGTGCAGCGTTTGCTATATCATTAATGTTTTCCATATTGCCACCTTTCTCTTTCAGTTTATTTCTCACTATACTATCTAATTTTTCATATATCTCATCTATTGTTATTATTTTCCCTAATCTACCACTCATCCTTAAGCCCTGGATATTAACCATACCGTATGAATAATGTATTAAATTTTCAGCGAAGGAGGAATAGCCAATTAATTTAAGTGCCCCTCTTAATTGTATCTGAGGAATATATTGCTCCTCAGCGATAACATTTATAACAATATCGGCATTAAACTGATTAAATTTGTATATAGTGTAAGCGATATCTCTTACAGTATATAATGTAGTACCATCGGATCTCATTAATACTAATGGTGGTATCTCTAATCCTTTAGGGATCTTCAATTTTGACCTGGAATCATCATCTAAGAAACTCTCTAAATCTAATGCGGCTACTCCTTTATATGTTATCTTGGCTGGAGACTTTAACAGGCTTTCCAAAACACTATCAACCATGCCACTCCATAAAAGATCACTCTCATAATCAAAGTTATCAAACGTTATGTTAAGCTTTGATAACGTTTCATTAAATCCTTCTAATGCGTAGCGAATATACTTTCTAATGATATTTTTTAACTGATCCTCACCTTCTTCATAATTCTTTATAATCTCACCTATTTTCTTTTCTGGATCTTCTTCGGCGTTTATCGCATCTGCTAATTTGTCAAAAAGCGTTTCATTTCTGCTTCTTAACTCATTTGCTGTTGCTACTAGTTCGTCTAATTTCTTTATTTTCTCCCTATATTCTGACTCTGAGGCTTTCTTTAACTCTTCTCTAAGCTTTCTTATTTCCAATATAACGTTAGTCATGGCATATATTGTGCCTAACCATAAATCCTTCTTTATGTCGGGATCTGGTTCTGGAAAGCCTAAAATCTTCAATCCATATATTAACACTGCAACTTGCCTTCCAGTATCGTTAACGTAAAATCTAATGTTGACTAAATGACCTCTAGCCTTTAAGGCTCTAGCTAGCGCGTCACCTAGTATGGTGTTTCTTAGATGACCTATATGCAATGGATGTATTGGATTAGCACTGGTATGTTCAACTATTATCCTCTTAGGTCTATCTACTTTTTCTAATCCATAATCATCATTTAAATTACTGAAAATTGCTATAAAAAGATTTTTCAAATTCAATCTGGCATTAAGATATATTCCAACTACTTCTATTTTTTCTATTAGATTGCCTTTATATTCTTGTAATGCTTTCGCTTTATCGAACACGTTTCCTCCTTTTACTATTGAAGGCAACGCTATGGATAAATCTCCTAATTCTTCTCTTGGTGGATATGTAATATTTTTAAAGACTTCTTCCTCGCTTAAACTTAGTTGAGTAGCAACGTATTCTGCTAACTCTTTCTTTGCTCTTCCTATTATATCCACATCTCGTTTTATGCCTTATGACTTTTAATATTTACTCATTTAATCATATACTCATGAGAAAAAGAGTGGAAATCCTCATAGTTGAAGACTATAGTGGAAATCCCAAAATTAATGAGCAAGAAATTAAGAGGTCATTAAACCATATAGGAGATGATGTAGTAATAACGAAGCTACATGTCCCTCAATGGACTGAAAATGAAGACGAAAAAGACGTTATAGGAGTTCACGTGATTGTGAGAGAAGTTGCAGAAACATAATGCCTGCCCCTATTACAAGAATGGCTTCTGTACTTCACCCGCTCTAGATAAGCCCACTGACGCGGTAGTTTCCAGTAATAGATGTTTTGGTCAATTCAAAACTTGTAGATACTTCTTAGATGACGGCAGTGAGAACAAAACTGGTTTGGAAAAATTTAATGATAGCAAAACAATAGAGCAAGAAATTAGATTTTATCCAAGAATAAACGTTTTAGAAAACGTTTTAGATAGTTCATGTGAGAATTACCAACTTATAAAAAGTGAAAAAGGGTTCATACCCTACTGCAACGCTATACATAGAGTATTAGTAACACAACAAGCGGTATTATGTAATAAGGAATTTCAAAAGTGCCCCTATAGGACTTTACTCAGTACCTAACTTAACGTATCTCCCATCTTCTAATAAGTTAATCTTACCTTTTTCTACCAGATCTGCTAAGGCTCTCCTTATTTTATCCTCACTCGCAATTCCAGACAGCATGCTATGTAATTCCTTTAAATTCATGGGTTTTTCATTTAGTAAATCTAATAAAATTTGTTTTAATTCGTCTTCATTTGGTGCCGTCATAACTATAACGTCCTTATCTGAGTAAACTACCTTCAATTTACTTTCTACGTTGCCAGAGTTAGAAGTAGACTTTTTCCCTCTTTTTTTAGTTTCACTACTCATGTTTATCACTCACTCACGTTTACCTCGCATTTCTAACTTTTAAACATTATGCGAAATTTTAAAATTCATCTCATTTTTCATTATGCCAACGCGTTATAGCATATGGCAGTAAATATTTCTAATATTAAATAATTAATATTTCTTCATCACATTATCTTACATCATGAATGTATCTTTATATTATACTGTTCAGATTATCATAATTAGGCGACAATGTTGAACCAACCGGACTTCCTTAGACATATAGCGAGTAAAGTTCTATCACCGTTAACAATAGATTCAAAAAGATTAGACGAAGCTAGAAGAATCTTAGGAGAAGCAGAAGTTAAATATAATTTCTCCTCGTATGGGGGAGATCCAAAAAAGTTAATAGACTTCTTATTAAGTCCAGACTTTACGGAACTTAGTCTAATTCTCGGCCCTGATATAACAAAGAAATTACTAATCGCTATTAAAAACAATTATACAGATGAAGAAATAAAAAGAGTTGCAGACAAAATATTGGAAGAAATAAATGGATATACAGAAAATAATGAAGAATTGAACGTAAAAGTCTCAATGAAGAAATAAATGGATATACAGAAAATAATGAAGAATTTTATTTTATATAATAAAAATAATAAAAAATAGTTTAGTCTCCTAAGGATGGTTTAGGAGTTTCTTCTCCTTCTTTACCGCCTTCTCCTTTCCCTTCTTTCTTCTCACTCTTCAATGGAGCTGCTGCTATTAAGTCATCAATCTTCAATATTGCAGTAGCTGCTTCTGTAGCGCTCTTTAAAACTTGAGCCTTAACTCTTATGGGCTCAATCACATTCAGTGCATAAACGTCATCAACCATCTTTCCACTTATAGCGTCAACACCAGCATTTACTAATCCCTTTGCATGTCTAGCTCGCAGATCCATTAGTGCAGATATTGGCTCCATTCCTGCAGTCTCGGCTAGGATCATGGGTATTTCTTCTAATGCATCAGCAAACGCTTCTATTGCCAATTGCTCCTTTCCTCCTACACTTCTAGCATACTCTCTTAGCTTCATTGCTAATTCTAATTCAATTGCACCTCCGCCTGGCAATATTATTGGTTCTAACAATATGTTTCTCAAGGAGTGTAAAGCATCATTTATACTTCTTTCGGCCTCATCTAGAGCCATATCATTTGAACCTCTTAGTAATATGTTCACTGCCTTTGGATTCTTAGCACCCTCTATAAATACCATTTTATCGTTTCCAACCCTTCTCTCCTCAACTAATTCTGCGTACCCTAAATCTTCTGGTGTTGCGTCCTTAATACTACTTATTATCCTAGCACCTAAAGCTTTCTCTAACTTTTCGATGTCACTTCTCTTTACCCTTCTTACAGCTAATATTCCTTTCTTAGCTAGGAAGTGTTGTGCAACATCGTCAATACCCTTCTGGCAAATTACAACGTTAGCTCCTATTGATGCTAACTTGTCAACCATATCCTTTAGGTATTTCGCTTCCTCATCTAAGAAAGCCTTTATCTGCTCTGGTGACGTTATACTTATTTTAGCCGAAATCTCGGGCTTTTCTACCTCTAATGCTGCATCTAATACTGCAATCTTCGCTTTAGTAACTCTTCTAGGCATTCCAGGATGTACAACTTCCTTATCTAGCACTAAACCTTTAACTAACATACTATCCTCTATGCTTCCACCTTTCTTTTTATCTATCTTAATTAGATCTAGGCTTACATTATATCCACCATTAGGTAATGGTTCAGCAACATTAACTATTGCATCTATTACCATATCAATTATCTTATTCAACTCTGCTCCTTCTGCAATAAATTTACTGGACAATGTAGTAAACGCAATCTTCCTTAAGGTGTCTCTAGCTGTTGCAGAATTCAGATCTTTTACATCGATCTTAGTTCCTAATTGTGGAAGTAGTTCTAACGCTTTTGCATAAGCCTTCTTATAACCTTCAATAATTATAGTTGGGTGTACGTTTTGATCTAACAAGTTCTCTGCTTTCTCTAATAACGCGCCAGCTAATACTACTGCACTTGTAGTACCATCACCCACTTCTGCATCTTGTGCCTTTGCAGCTTCCACTAATAACTTAGCAGCAGGATGCTGAATTTCCATATCTTTTACTATAGTCGCACCGTCATTAGTTATGGTCACATCACCAAAGCTGTCAATTAACATCTTATCAAGTCCTTTAGGACCCAGACTAGTCCTTAACATTTCAGCTAATGTCTTTGCGGCAAGTATGTTATTTCTTAACGCGTCTCTACCAGTGGTCCTATTTGTTCCTTCTTTAAATAATAAGACTGGAGCGGCCATACGTCACAACACCGTTCCGTGTGAACATTAGTATCGCTTATATAAAAATTTTTCTATCCTCTTATCTCTGAATAAACTTTTAAGCAAATAGACAACCACTCTGCTCTAAATATGATATGCGAAAGGTGTAATAAAAGAGAAGCAGTAACGGTAGTTGGCGGAAGAAGATTATGTAGCTTATGTGCTAAAGACGAAATAATCAAGAGAGTAAAGAGAGAATTATATCCAAGTAAGATAATAAGTTACCAAGATAAGATAATATTCGCATATCCTTCTTATTTAAAACTTATTTCAGATATTATCAAAAATATACTTATTAGTAAAATTTATAGTAAATTTGATCTAGAGTATTATGAACTACAAATAGAGCCACAAAGTTCTATAACTGATGATATTTGGAATATAATAATCAAATCTAGAGCTTTTGCAGAAAAATATAACATACATAAAATATTTTTACCTTTTACTGCGGATTTCTTAATGGCATATTTACTATATTCCATAATCAACCAAGAATATACTTATATTCAATTAATCGGATTTGAATATAATTTATCAAACACTTCATTTCTAATACCATTTTATAATACGTCATTACAAGAATTACAAGGCTTTTTAATGAATGACGTATATTTTCAAACGAGAGACGAAGTATTTAATGACATTTTATCCTGGGAAAAAGATATGCTAAAGGAAAATTACGAATTATTTCATGCTTTCCATAATTCAAAAAAACTATTTGAAAGAAAAGAATACAGATGCGAAGGATGTGGAGGAATAATTAACTCCCCGGTAAAATACTGTGAAAGATGCTCTCTAGTTTACTCTTCTCATCCCTATTAAGGACAACCTCAAAATATATCTGACCTTGTACGGGCTTAAATTTAGATGGTGGTATAGGACCTTCAAATGTATAGTAGAAAAAACCAGATTTCAGAATTTCGTTAAATCCTTCTTTATCTATCCTCAAATAATCTTGTAAGAGGTTAATCACACCAATAATGTTTTTAAGTTCTTTCATACTTAAAATGTAACCACAAACTTTGCAAGATAAGTCTGGCATTATTGACTCAAATTCGCACTTAGGACATTTAATAGGAGATCTGAGCCCATTGGAAAACATAGACCAAGTTACTCTTAACATATCTATCAGCTCTTTTTTGTTTCGTTTTAAACACTCTTTATAAAGCTTGTCGATTATTGGAATTAAGCCCCCTTTTCCATAAGTTATAATGAATTCTAATTGGTCATCGGTAAGTTTCTCTATATCATACAATCTCAAAATTTTATATGCAATAATCTCCATCAATCTATCTCCCATTGCTTTAAGTCTATTGATAATAGTAGTAACCTTTGGCTTAGTTTTAACTTCACCGACGGCCATTGCAAAGGGATCTCTTATTACTTCTTTCAAATCGTCTCTAGTAAGATTCAAATAAGAAATTCCTAGTGCATTAATAACTTCATCTAGATATTCGTCCAATAGCTTATCTGCATCAACAAATTTTTCAGTTTTTTTAGTAGACGATTTCTTCTTGTTTCCATTATCAGACTTTTTCTCCTTTTTTTCTGTTTCCTCACTCTTCTTCCGTCTTGCCACTCTATTTATTACTAAGAGTCCAAGTTTATATAAAACTTTAAGTCGTTAATGCAAGATCTTGGAAATCCATTGGAAGCATTTTTTTCTTACTAACAATTTCTTGATATTTATTATCTAAGAATGAGATAAATGTTGGGCAAGTTTCGTACTTACCATCACGTTGACATTTTTCTCCTAGTGTCAGAAAGCACTTAGCATTCTTCTTATCATAATATGGGCATAACTTATAATACGTCTTTGCACTCTTTATCATGCGTTCTATCCATTGTTTCTTATGATCCTTTTTTTCTGCTTCTTTCTCAGCCTTCGCTAGCGCCTTATTAATCTCATCTTCTGACATTTTCACTGATTTATTAGTTGACATAATTTTCTACCTCCTACTGGCTATAACTTTTAGTGGAAAGATTAAATAGATTACTACTACTACCATGGTTGTTCTGGAGTGCAGAAGTTTCCAATGTCAAGTTTGTATAATTAAAGATAGTCGAACGGAATTGTTTCTTACTCTTAAAGCGTATAGTTGTAGTATAGAATATAGTGTAGCTTTTGTAACCAGTAACATAGCATACTTGTTTTTTAATACTTTCTTAACAAGAAGAGAGCTTTTCCTTAAGTGATTTTGATAAGCCTATTCGGACTCCCATTTTAGGATCTTGATATACATAAACAAGTCTCTTGATTTGTAAGTCTTTAAGGACTTTAAATAACCATCCTGAATCTGCCTTCAACTCTTCTTGAAGTTGATCTAAGTAGATGTAAGTCGTACCCCACTCTCTATACTTATTTAATAAATATTGTAGTATTTCTTTCTCATCCTCATCAAGTTTTTTCAAGAGATCCTTTATACAATCCATGAAATTTGTGTTTTGTGATTTTTTGCTCATGTTACTAGTTTTTTCCTCAATAAACCACAAAACTTCTTGTCCATTTTTGTCATCTTTTTTCTTAGTTTTGTTTTTCATTGTCTGTTGAACATTTTCATTATCCAAGATTTGCTTAGCTAGTACCAAATACTCTTTAAACTTGGAATTATTGTAAGCCTCAATTATTTCTCTCGCGATATCTTCTCCTTTTCTGCTAAGATGCCATCTTCCTCCATCTTGATAAACTAAGCCTTTTTTTCTCCAGTAACTAAGATAACTGCTTATATATTTGGTTTCATAGCCTAAATTGGTTGCTATCTCAGACGTTCTTAATGGTCTAGCATATAGGAGAAGTAGGATAGCCTCTACCAGTTTAGATCTAGGCGAATCTCTGTTAAGCTTTTCCTCTTCACTTATTTGTTGTAAAATGCTGTCTATGTCATCTCTTCGATGATCTTCGCTCATCTTATCATATTAAGCATTGTAACTTAAAATACAAGCTAAAAATCAGAATGGAATTATTTAGAGGTTTTCCTATTTCAGTAGTACTTATCGCAAGTCTTAACTGCATAGAATTTGTTATATCCAACGATAACATTGTAGACACCAGAAAAAAGGCTATCCAAATTTTCATCTCCTGTGTCTATTCTTAGACAATCAATAGTGTAAAGTTTAGAGAGAGGTGAAACTACTATTAGATTATTTTTATTTATTTTTCTTAAAAATAATGGTCCTAGCTCTAAATTTCCTCTTCCTATTAAGAATCCTTGTTTACCTATTGGTGTGAGTACTACCTTTAACTCCCCAGTTAAATTCAGTAAATCAAAATAGTTTGCATTGGCTCTAATCAGTTTCCTTCCCTTTATAATGTCAATACCCAGAAATGAAGTGTTAATATCCAACTTGCTTTCTATGTACTTCACAGTACTTCCAGGGCCCATAATGTAAAATGAATTATAATCCATGTTATCAAGTATGTAATTTGCTATTTCCTCCAGTTCTTCTTTTTCGTATGCAATCTCCTCTTTACTTGGTGTAAGTAGATTATTACTACTTATCGTTAAGGCAGTATAATATAACCTCACTGTGTACCTTCCGCTTCTATATGCGTCTTCATCGACATCTAGAATCTCTTCTCTTACTATTTTAGCTTCACCATTTAGAAATTTTGATAATAGTATCGCTGCAGCTTCTGGAGTATTAGCGAATACTCCGCTGTGCATTTTTACTCCTGCCGGGACTCCAAGGATAGGTATTTGGGCCTCTTGAAGTCCTTCATAAACGTCTCTAGCTGTTCCATCTCCTCCAACAAATACGATAATATCTACTCCATTTTTTACGAATTCCTTTACAGCAGAAATTGTATCCTCTCTACTAGTTTTTTCTTTTTTTCCAACGTCTATAGTTTCATATTTTAACTTAGTGTTAATAAAATATATTTCGCCCATTTTTGACATTGCTGTTATGTAAAGAGCGTTTTCCGGCGCTTTATTCAGAAATCTTTTAACTCTATTTGGAATCTCTGGGTTTTCCATAAATAAGTTATCGCTTCCCTTCCTTCCAATTCTTCCTCCAGAACCTGCATACGGATTTACTAAAAATCCGATCTTCTTCACCATTCCTTTAGCACCTTAAGGATATAAGCTAGCACTGAATACGCTAAGTGCGCATCGCTAGGTACCAAAAATAGAATAAGATCGTCGGGCTGACAATTGCTGCAATTCTCCTTTATTTCCTCTAGTAAGCCTTTAAGTGACATTTCCTCAGTTTTAGGGGGTATCTCTATTTTTTCTTCCTTAGTATAGACGCATATTAATACCTTCTCTACACCTAATCGTATGATTTCATCTCTTAAACTTAAAATTGGGACTTCTCGTACGATTTCCGCACCCTTTTTTATGACTAACATTATTGAGTCCCAACCTAAGGATTTTAGAACAACATTTTTAATTGAGAACAAATTCTTAAGATGGAAGACTAAACTTTGGCCTTTCTCAGTCAATGTATTTCCTCCTATAGGGTCAGTCTGAATTAAATCCAATTCTCTTAATCTTTTTAATAATGTTTTCATTGAAGCCTCTGATAAACCTATTTTCTTCATTAGTAACATTCTTCCAACTGGTTGAAGCTCACTTATATTTAACAAGGTCATCAAGACGTGACCTTCATCAAATTTAGGCTTATTTCCTTGCCTAGATTCGACGGCTTTGGTAAGTATGATCTGGATATCCATATTTAAATATGTGACAGAAGAGATTAAAATTATGTTTAGAGGAAAAAGTTTGCTTTGTCTGCTCGATTTTGAAGATAATGAAATAGAGAAAATACTAGAAGTATCTTTTATTATGAAAAATTATGTGTATAGCAATAATGTTCCAAAATCACTAGCTGGGAAAAAAGTTGCATTACTTTTTGAAAAGCCTAGTACAAGGACTAGAGTTAGTACTGAATTAGCAGTTTCATTATTAGGAGGTATTCCAATTGTCCTTAATAAGCAAGATTTGCAATGGTCTAGAGGGGAACCAGTAGAGGATACTGCTAGAGTGTTAGGAAGACTCGTTAATGGAATAGGTGCTAGAGTGCTAAGCCATCTAACTTTAATTAAACTAAAGGAATTTTCCGGCGTTCCTGTATTTAATCTGTTAAGTGATCTTTCTCATCCATTACAAGCATTAGCTGACATAATGACAATTAGGGAGAAGTTTGGTGATAATTTTGTTAAAATTGCATTTGTAGGTGATGGTAGTGATAACGTTTTATTAAGCTTAATGACAATTGTTGCTAAATTAGGATTAGAGTTACATATCGCAACTCCAAAAGAACTTAAACCTAAAGAAGATCTTTATAAGGTAATAAACGAGATTGCAGAGGATAATGGTAGCATCATAGAGTTTTATGAGGATCCTTATGAAGCTGTTAGAGGTGTAAACGTAGTATATACTGATGTTTGGGTTAGTATGGGCCA
The nucleotide sequence above comes from Sulfolobus tengchongensis. Encoded proteins:
- a CDS encoding arginine--tRNA ligase — protein: MDIIGRAKKELAEYVATQLSLSEEEVFKNITYPPREELGDLSIALPSIVKGGNVFDKAKALQEYKGNLIEKIEVVGIYLNARLNLKNLFIAIFSNLNDDYGLEKVDRPKRIIVEHTSANPIHPLHIGHLRNTILGDALARALKARGHLVNIRFYVNDTGRQVAVLIYGLKILGFPEPDPDIKKDLWLGTIYAMTNVILEIRKLREELKKASESEYREKIKKLDELVATANELRSRNETLFDKLADAINAEEDPEKKIGEIIKNYEEGEDQLKNIIRKYIRYALEGFNETLSKLNITFDNFDYESDLLWSGMVDSVLESLLKSPAKITYKGVAALDLESFLDDDSRSKLKIPKGLEIPPLVLMRSDGTTLYTVRDIAYTIYKFNQFNADIVINVIAEEQYIPQIQLRGALKLIGYSSFAENLIHYSYGMVNIQGLRMSGRLGKIITIDEIYEKLDSIVRNKLKEKGGNMENINDIANAALRYAILSVSANKPLSFELNRITNFDQNSGPYLQYTYARAVNILAKATEPLSINNVDFSDIVREKKKILLLISRFPEVFKTSADNLRLEDLVAYLRELSDVFNSWYDKERILQEQDMGKRMLRLHLVKGVATVLRNGLNILGIKSLSRM
- the thsA gene encoding thermosome subunit alpha → MAAPVLLFKEGTNRTTGRDALRNNILAAKTLAEMLRTSLGPKGLDKMLIDSFGDVTITNDGATIVKDMEIQHPAAKLLVEAAKAQDAEVGDGTTSAVVLAGALLEKAENLLDQNVHPTIIIEGYKKAYAKALELLPQLGTKIDVKDLNSATARDTLRKIAFTTLSSKFIAEGAELNKIIDMVIDAIVNVAEPLPNGGYNVSLDLIKIDKKKGGSIEDSMLVKGLVLDKEVVHPGMPRRVTKAKIAVLDAALEVEKPEISAKISITSPEQIKAFLDEEAKYLKDMVDKLASIGANVVICQKGIDDVAQHFLAKKGILAVRRVKRSDIEKLEKALGARIISSIKDATPEDLGYAELVEERRVGNDKMVFIEGAKNPKAVNILLRGSNDMALDEAERSINDALHSLRNILLEPIILPGGGAIELELAMKLREYARSVGGKEQLAIEAFADALEEIPMILAETAGMEPISALMDLRARHAKGLVNAGVDAISGKMVDDVYALNVIEPIRVKAQVLKSATEAATAILKIDDLIAAAPLKSEKKEGKGEGGKEGEETPKPSLGD
- a CDS encoding replication initiator protein WhiP, yielding MSEDHRRDDIDSILQQISEEEKLNRDSPRSKLVEAILLLLYARPLRTSEIATNLGYETKYISSYLSYWRKKGLVYQDGGRWHLSRKGEDIAREIIEAYNNSKFKEYLVLAKQILDNENVQQTMKNKTKKKDDKNGQEVLWFIEEKTSNMSKKSQNTNFMDCIKDLLKKLDEDEKEILQYLLNKYREWGTTYIYLDQLQEELKADSGWLFKVLKDLQIKRLVYVYQDPKMGVRIGLSKSLKEKLSSC
- a CDS encoding ATP-NAD kinase family protein, encoding MVKKIGFLVNPYAGSGGRIGRKGSDNLFMENPEIPNRVKRFLNKAPENALYITAMSKMGEIYFINTKLKYETIDVGKKEKTSREDTISAVKEFVKNGVDIIVFVGGDGTARDVYEGLQEAQIPILGVPAGVKMHSGVFANTPEAAAILLSKFLNGEAKIVREEILDVDEDAYRSGRYTVRLYYTALTISSNNLLTPSKEEIAYEKEELEEIANYILDNMDYNSFYIMGPGSTVKYIESKLDINTSFLGIDIIKGRKLIRANANYFDLLNLTGELKVVLTPIGKQGFLIGRGNLELGPLFLRKINKNNLIVVSPLSKLYTIDCLRIDTGDENLDSLFSGVYNVIVGYNKFYAVKTCDKYY
- a CDS encoding DUF4443 domain-containing protein encodes the protein MDIQIILTKAVESRQGNKPKFDEGHVLMTLLNISELQPVGRMLLMKKIGLSEASMKTLLKRLRELDLIQTDPIGGNTLTEKGQSLVFHLKNLFSIKNVVLKSLGWDSIMLVIKKGAEIVREVPILSLRDEIIRLGVEKVLICVYTKEEKIEIPPKTEEMSLKGLLEEIKENCSNCQPDDLILFLVPSDAHLAYSVLAYILKVLKEW
- the argF gene encoding ornithine carbamoyltransferase, whose protein sequence is MFRGKSLLCLLDFEDNEIEKILEVSFIMKNYVYSNNVPKSLAGKKVALLFEKPSTRTRVSTELAVSLLGGIPIVLNKQDLQWSRGEPVEDTARVLGRLVNGIGARVLSHLTLIKLKEFSGVPVFNLLSDLSHPLQALADIMTIREKFGDNFVKIAFVGDGSDNVLLSLMTIVAKLGLELHIATPKELKPKEDLYKVINEIAEDNGSIIEFYEDPYEAVRGVNVVYTDVWVSMGQENIAEQKKSLLRNYRVTSDLMKYTAKNAIFMHCLPANRGEEVESEVIDGPRSAVWDQAENRLYTTMAVFSLFI